A single region of the Phycisphaerae bacterium genome encodes:
- a CDS encoding GNAT family N-acetyltransferase, which yields MSDRLASAVPLDAAFAIPFACTGSIHHNLKAMWKIVPYSQEHRDGVVHVVKSVFDEYGFTWEADGYCRDIYDPHQTYIEPGGMFWCAVEQSPNDNLPPRVIGCAGVSFHDGYCELHRMYLLATCRGRGIGRALLNTCIEHARRSGSRAIRAWSDVKLADAHRLYLRAGFVRDNQRICDDPDQSPEFGFWKEPP from the coding sequence TTGAGCGATCGGCTTGCTTCGGCCGTGCCGCTTGACGCGGCGTTTGCGATTCCATTCGCATGCACGGGCTCGATCCATCATAATTTGAAAGCCATGTGGAAAATCGTCCCCTATTCTCAGGAGCATCGCGACGGCGTCGTCCATGTCGTTAAATCCGTATTCGATGAATACGGATTCACATGGGAAGCTGACGGCTATTGCCGCGACATCTACGATCCGCACCAGACCTACATCGAGCCAGGCGGCATGTTCTGGTGCGCGGTTGAGCAGTCGCCAAACGACAATCTCCCTCCGCGCGTGATCGGTTGCGCCGGCGTTTCATTCCACGATGGGTACTGTGAGCTACATCGCATGTATTTGCTCGCGACGTGTCGTGGGCGCGGCATCGGGCGTGCCTTGTTGAATACTTGCATCGAGCACGCCCGACGTTCCGGCAGCCGTGCGATCCGAGCATGGAGTGACGTCAAACTGGCCGATGCTCATCGCCTGTATCTCAGGGCGGGATTTGTACGAGACAATCAGCGGATCTGCGACGATCCGGACCAGAGTCCTGAATTCGGTTTCTGGAAGGAGCCACCGTGA
- the xseA gene encoding exodeoxyribonuclease VII large subunit has translation MKRRSRPGSTPPSGTPRLPFDPGRVRGPDAGDVPPQFSPPEAGSVPPLSVSQLTRMVQAAISAALPGDLRVIGEVSNLSRPAGGHLYFTLKDSASEIRCVMWRSAAQSMKFDLSEGIEVVATGSVEVYEPRGQYQLYVRHLTPVGAGALELAFQQLKAKLAREGLFDPARKRMLPKHPRNIAIVTSPTGAAVRDMLQTISRRYPKVHVFLFGVRVQGEGAADEIADAIRRINHSRAALGDIDAIIVGRGGGSIEDLWAFNEEVVARAIHSSKIPVVSAVGHEVDFTIADFVADVRAATPTAAAELVVPTLTGVISELDSLEHRLRQLMLRRVERMRMRLTLVEKSPWFRDPISQVRRMHQRLDDIQGRMRINANRELNRFRSRLHLLESRFGRLRPEALLARQREIFSRAAHRIARAMAQAIRLCEARLRKVELRLATDSPQRILIRDRGRLDSVEAILWRAVRRLVENRRLAISTIEARFEAAGPERVLKRGFSITRRASDGRIILAVSDVGTGDRIITRVADGELNSRVMDSRQGELFDS, from the coding sequence GTGAAGCGCCGTTCAAGACCGGGTTCAACTCCTCCATCCGGAACGCCGCGACTTCCGTTCGATCCCGGCCGCGTACGCGGTCCGGACGCTGGTGACGTGCCGCCGCAGTTTTCGCCTCCTGAAGCAGGATCGGTTCCTCCACTGAGTGTTTCGCAGCTCACGCGAATGGTACAGGCGGCGATCTCGGCGGCTCTGCCCGGTGATCTCCGAGTCATTGGCGAAGTCTCAAATCTATCGCGGCCGGCAGGCGGACATCTGTACTTCACCCTGAAAGACTCAGCCAGCGAGATTCGATGCGTCATGTGGCGATCAGCCGCGCAGTCGATGAAATTCGACCTCTCCGAAGGGATCGAGGTTGTGGCGACCGGAAGCGTCGAAGTCTATGAGCCGCGTGGTCAGTATCAGCTCTATGTTCGGCATCTGACACCCGTCGGCGCCGGCGCGTTGGAACTCGCATTTCAGCAACTAAAGGCCAAACTCGCTCGCGAAGGCTTGTTTGACCCTGCCCGTAAACGAATGCTTCCAAAGCACCCCAGGAACATCGCGATCGTGACAAGCCCCACCGGTGCGGCGGTGCGCGACATGCTTCAGACCATCTCGCGACGATATCCGAAGGTGCACGTCTTTCTCTTTGGAGTTCGCGTTCAGGGCGAGGGTGCGGCCGACGAAATTGCCGATGCGATCCGGCGGATCAATCATTCACGCGCGGCGTTGGGCGATATCGACGCGATCATTGTCGGTCGCGGTGGCGGCTCCATCGAAGACCTCTGGGCCTTCAACGAGGAGGTCGTCGCACGAGCGATCCACTCCAGCAAGATACCGGTCGTCAGCGCGGTCGGCCACGAAGTCGATTTCACCATCGCTGATTTTGTCGCTGATGTGCGCGCTGCGACGCCAACTGCCGCCGCCGAGCTTGTTGTTCCGACACTCACTGGCGTCATCAGCGAGTTGGACTCGCTCGAACATCGGCTGCGACAATTGATGCTTCGCCGCGTCGAACGCATGAGAATGCGTCTTACACTAGTGGAAAAATCACCTTGGTTTCGTGATCCCATCTCCCAGGTGCGCCGGATGCACCAACGCCTTGACGATATTCAGGGACGCATGCGGATTAATGCCAACCGCGAATTGAATCGCTTTCGAAGTCGGCTGCACCTTCTTGAATCCCGGTTCGGCCGGTTGCGACCGGAAGCGCTGCTCGCGCGTCAACGCGAGATCTTCAGCCGTGCGGCACATCGGATAGCCAGGGCGATGGCGCAGGCGATCCGGCTTTGCGAGGCTCGCCTTCGCAAAGTCGAGTTGCGTCTGGCAACCGACTCGCCACAGCGTATTCTGATACGAGACCGAGGGAGGCTCGATTCAGTGGAAGCAATCCTCTGGCGCGCCGTTCGGCGACTTGTCGAGAACAGGCGGCTGGCGATCAGCACCATCGAGGCCCGATTTGAGGCGGCCGGACCGGAGCGTGTTTTGAAGCGCGGCTTTTCAATCACACGCCGAGCCAGTGATGGCAGGATCATTCTTGCCGTTTCCGACGTCGGGACAGGTGACCGAATCATCACCCGCGTGGCCGATGGCGAGTTGAACAGCCGAGTGATGGACAGCCGGCAGGGCGAGCTTTTCGACTCCTGA
- the xseB gene encoding exodeoxyribonuclease VII small subunit, whose protein sequence is MSKSKFDFEAALSRSEQIATQIEQGKIGLEESIRQFEEGMQLIRRCRQVLNEAELRIQSLEAAGADESVATRDYPIGGPANTAAPGDNPTIDDT, encoded by the coding sequence ATGTCCAAATCAAAATTCGATTTTGAAGCCGCTCTGAGCCGATCGGAGCAGATCGCAACCCAAATCGAACAAGGAAAGATCGGCCTGGAAGAATCGATACGCCAGTTCGAGGAAGGGATGCAACTGATTCGCCGATGCCGACAGGTGCTCAACGAGGCGGAATTGCGTATCCAATCGCTCGAAGCCGCTGGAGCCGATGAATCAGTCGCGACCCGGGACTATCCGATCGGCGGTCCGGCGAACACAGCCGCACCGGGCGATAATCCCACGATTGACGACACATAA
- a CDS encoding TIGR00282 family metallophosphoesterase, whose protein sequence is MTILCIGDVVGRPGRSMVARAVPVLVKQHGIDCVIANVENAANGSGLTESLYEKFLKYGVHLMTLGDHIYRKAEIMPVLQRSDRIVRPANYPPDSIGKEVAIFQTPTGARVAIVSLMGRLFMKPPCDCPFKAVDRVLSRLPNDVKIVAVDVHAEATSEHVAMGWHLNGRTSIVFGTHTHVQTADERILDRGTAYITDLGMTGPYDSVLGRRKDRVLRSMITGLPTPFDVATDDSRLSGILVRVDAESGRASQIERVHIRESELPGGIDAHHDQDD, encoded by the coding sequence ATCACCATCCTCTGCATCGGCGATGTCGTCGGCCGCCCCGGCCGTTCAATGGTGGCCCGGGCCGTGCCCGTGCTTGTGAAGCAGCACGGCATCGACTGTGTGATCGCCAACGTCGAAAACGCGGCCAATGGGTCCGGCCTGACGGAATCGCTGTATGAAAAGTTTCTGAAATACGGCGTTCACTTGATGACGCTGGGCGATCATATTTATCGCAAGGCCGAGATCATGCCGGTCCTTCAGCGTTCCGATCGCATCGTCCGCCCCGCCAATTATCCGCCGGACTCGATCGGAAAGGAGGTCGCGATATTTCAAACGCCGACCGGCGCGCGCGTGGCAATTGTCTCCCTCATGGGCCGGCTGTTCATGAAGCCGCCATGCGACTGCCCGTTCAAAGCGGTCGATCGCGTGCTATCGCGATTGCCGAACGATGTAAAGATCGTTGCCGTGGACGTACATGCCGAGGCCACCAGTGAACATGTTGCGATGGGTTGGCACCTCAACGGCCGAACAAGCATCGTCTTCGGAACCCACACGCACGTTCAGACGGCCGACGAGCGAATTCTCGACCGAGGCACGGCCTACATCACTGATCTTGGCATGACAGGACCGTACGACAGCGTTCTGGGTCGCCGAAAGGATCGCGTGCTGCGATCCATGATCACGGGCCTCCCGACGCCGTTCGATGTCGCAACCGACGACTCCCGATTAAGCGGCATCCTCGTCAGGGTGGATGCCGAATCCGGTCGCGCCAGTCAAATCGAGCGCGTTCACATTCGCGAATCTGAACTGCCGGGCGGAATCGACGCGCACCATGATCAGGACGATTGA
- a CDS encoding phosphoglycerate kinase: MPKKSISQTDVTGQRVLMRVDFNVPIEHGAISDDSRIVKAVESIRSVIDRGGQLVLMSHLGRPKGKPSAEFSLRPVAEHLGKLLKRPVAFVDECVGAKADAAVAALKSGEVVLLENLRFHAAEDLIDKAKQNPDRLPTPDQRAAIDAFANGLVKHADLYCNDAFGTCHRKHVSMYEVPMRLGPGRRVCGLLVERELRFLGEAMAAPVRPFVAILGGAKVSDKIKVIENLLPKVDSILIGGAMAFTFFASQGIRIGKSLCEADRLELAANLLMKANGKIHLPIDTVCAAELKAGVATRTIEGDIPDGSMGLDIGAKTMAAYHDVIAAARTVVWNGPMGVFETPPFDAGTTAIATAMVQATRNGATTIVGGGDSAAAVESAGLASQLTHISTGGGASLEFLEGKPFATIEILDDA, translated from the coding sequence ATGCCGAAAAAGTCGATAAGTCAGACCGATGTGACGGGTCAGCGGGTGCTGATGCGAGTCGATTTCAACGTTCCGATTGAGCATGGTGCGATCTCGGATGATTCCCGCATTGTCAAAGCCGTGGAGTCCATTCGATCGGTGATCGATCGAGGAGGCCAGTTAGTGCTCATGAGCCATCTGGGTCGCCCAAAGGGCAAGCCCAGTGCCGAGTTCAGCTTGCGGCCTGTGGCTGAACATCTCGGGAAACTGTTGAAGCGGCCGGTGGCATTTGTAGATGAATGTGTCGGGGCGAAGGCAGATGCTGCGGTCGCGGCCTTGAAATCCGGAGAAGTGGTGTTGCTTGAGAACCTTCGCTTCCATGCGGCCGAGGATCTGATCGATAAGGCCAAGCAGAACCCGGACCGGCTACCGACTCCTGATCAGCGGGCGGCAATCGACGCCTTCGCGAACGGTCTCGTGAAACATGCCGACCTCTACTGCAACGATGCGTTCGGCACTTGTCATCGAAAGCATGTCAGCATGTATGAAGTGCCGATGCGACTTGGCCCGGGGAGAAGGGTCTGCGGATTACTGGTCGAACGGGAATTGCGGTTTCTGGGTGAGGCAATGGCCGCTCCCGTCCGGCCGTTCGTCGCAATTCTCGGCGGCGCGAAGGTCAGCGACAAAATCAAGGTGATCGAGAATCTGCTGCCGAAGGTCGATTCGATCCTCATTGGTGGAGCGATGGCGTTCACGTTCTTCGCGTCTCAGGGTATCCGGATCGGCAAGAGCTTGTGCGAGGCTGACCGACTGGAGCTGGCCGCGAACCTGTTAATGAAGGCCAATGGAAAGATCCACCTCCCGATCGATACCGTTTGCGCAGCCGAATTGAAAGCCGGCGTGGCCACCCGCACCATCGAAGGGGACATTCCCGATGGATCAATGGGGCTGGACATCGGGGCGAAGACGATGGCCGCTTACCACGATGTAATCGCCGCGGCCCGGACCGTGGTCTGGAACGGCCCGATGGGTGTCTTCGAGACACCGCCGTTCGACGCCGGCACGACTGCAATTGCGACCGCGATGGTTCAGGCCACACGGAACGGCGCAACAACCATAGTCGGCGGAGGCGATTCGGCAGCAGCAGTCGAGTCGGCCGGCCTGGCAAGCCAATTAACCCACATTTCGACTGGCGGCGGCGCGAGCCTGGAATTTCTCGAAGGTAAGCCGTTTGCCACAATTGAAATCCTTGATGACGCCTGA
- a CDS encoding type II secretion system protein, which yields MHTRRFTEMASSRLAMTLIEMTITIFLVSVMLFLLTGWMTMLRTRSKESLAIRMLADLDNALARYRRAEGQYPTYRGPDSAIPVVVDLLDHERTRSTIQAFPASLWRGPDLQRCLVDPWGTPLRYLPADSENPAVRANAGRPIFISAGPDRDFGDDDPAARGDNLRSDDPGPDGFRLHEAIREALDENLPTPLPPIPQSPTPQSMPTGAADGDEPADE from the coding sequence ATGCATACCCGACGGTTCACCGAGATGGCGTCGTCACGATTGGCGATGACCCTGATCGAGATGACCATCACCATCTTTCTGGTCAGTGTCATGCTCTTCCTGCTGACGGGCTGGATGACCATGCTGCGCACGCGATCGAAGGAATCGCTCGCGATTCGAATGCTGGCGGATCTGGACAATGCGCTGGCCCGCTACCGCCGTGCTGAAGGACAGTATCCGACATATCGGGGGCCAGATTCCGCCATACCCGTCGTCGTGGACCTGCTTGATCACGAGCGCACGCGAAGTACGATTCAGGCGTTCCCTGCCAGCCTCTGGCGCGGACCTGATTTGCAGAGGTGCCTGGTTGATCCGTGGGGAACTCCACTGAGATATCTTCCTGCGGATTCGGAAAACCCTGCGGTGAGGGCCAATGCCGGTCGACCAATCTTTATTTCCGCCGGCCCTGATCGCGATTTTGGCGATGACGATCCGGCCGCTCGCGGTGACAATCTGCGAAGTGATGACCCGGGGCCGGATGGGTTTCGCTTGCACGAAGCAATTCGTGAGGCCCTGGATGAGAATCTGCCGACGCCACTTCCGCCGATTCCTCAGTCACCGACTCCGCAGTCCATGCCAACGGGCGCCGCGGACGGAGACGAGCCGGCCGACGAATAA
- a CDS encoding class I fructose-bisphosphate aldolase: MSERVREILSWYNGENAGVLTNLARMMNHGRLGGTGRMIILPVDQGFEHGPARSFAYNPDGYDPRYHFKLGIEAGLNAYAAPLGFLEAGAADFAGEIPLILKANNHDSLADEKDSWQAVTASVKDALRLGCVGIGMTIYPGSTLRKQMYEELRERAEEAKAHGLAVIVWSYPRGSSLSKEGETAMDVCGYAAQIACQLGAHIVKVKLPTAHLEQDAARKVYEKEKIAIGSLTERVKHVTQCAFGGRRIVIFSGGAKNDNDQAVFDECKAIRDGGGFGSIIGRNTFQRKRPDALKFLDSILKIYR, encoded by the coding sequence ATGTCCGAGCGCGTTCGCGAAATCCTGAGTTGGTATAACGGTGAAAACGCCGGTGTTCTGACGAATCTCGCCCGGATGATGAATCACGGACGACTCGGCGGAACCGGCCGGATGATCATTCTTCCCGTCGATCAGGGCTTCGAGCATGGGCCCGCCCGCAGCTTTGCGTACAATCCGGATGGCTACGATCCACGCTATCACTTCAAGCTTGGTATCGAAGCAGGATTGAACGCCTACGCCGCGCCGCTTGGATTTCTGGAGGCTGGCGCGGCGGACTTCGCCGGCGAAATTCCACTGATCCTGAAGGCGAATAATCACGATTCGCTCGCGGATGAGAAAGACTCCTGGCAGGCCGTCACGGCGAGTGTCAAGGATGCGCTACGACTGGGCTGCGTCGGCATCGGCATGACGATCTATCCCGGCTCCACACTTCGCAAGCAAATGTACGAAGAGTTGCGCGAGCGGGCCGAAGAAGCCAAGGCGCACGGCCTGGCAGTCATCGTCTGGAGTTACCCTCGGGGCAGCAGTCTGTCAAAGGAAGGCGAGACCGCGATGGATGTCTGCGGCTACGCAGCACAGATTGCCTGTCAACTGGGCGCTCACATCGTCAAGGTGAAACTGCCCACCGCGCATCTCGAGCAGGATGCCGCGCGGAAGGTCTATGAAAAAGAGAAGATTGCAATCGGATCGCTGACCGAGCGGGTAAAGCATGTCACCCAGTGCGCGTTTGGCGGGCGGCGAATCGTGATTTTCAGCGGCGGTGCCAAGAACGACAACGACCAAGCGGTCTTTGACGAATGTAAGGCGATTCGAGACGGTGGTGGATTCGGGTCGATCATTGGCCGGAACACATTCCAGCGTAAGCGGCCGGACGCCCTGAAGTTCCTCGATTCAATTCTGAAGATCTACCGCTGA
- a CDS encoding S8 family serine peptidase — MRHIKHHSAKSGRSSGARPMISLFAAAFSLALFVATYALAEVPWTQLSLSTSRVGEVRAANPSLDGRGIVIAVLDTGVDMDVPGLQTTTTGEMKVVDVQDFTTEGDVQIARAIWNEAGDRIVRHDSEGRPELYTPPLGSDRLAEKSIWFGTLEERMFRNSSVPDINDNGKKDDVFAICVISQDDGVDDDAICYVDANLNRDFSDDKPLKNYRLQFDRFTFPRQKPEQQTEPMTCAINIFMKKRIVSIHFDDGGHGTHVAGIAAGHQIQGQPDFHGVAPGAKVISLKLGHNSLAGGATTTGAKKAAFEYAARFAREHNVTVVCNLSYGIGSIQEGHSDIDQFLDKLMLQNPNLIVCTSAGNNGPGLSSIGTPAAATAAISVAALLAVDTAADVRAEHIEAPQLTQFSSRGGELDKPDVATPGMMTSTVPRWNKRGDFWQGTSMASPYAAGLCALIAQHLRDNGITPRADWVKQALKASSQPLTAFTTLDYGAGVPSLPVAIQKALAIAKARATDPLYDFEVSTESPMAAGGIAPAAYWRGGYFPIGRDQVFTIKPRFVPVADATMITAFSKRLTLKSDAPWCKIEQDQIYFRAEQSAEVRVRYDENALTQPGLHVATITGFDGDFPLLRLVNSVVTPHRATTDGNYTIKIENQSVKGWEVRRHFVEVPVGTSAMHLKLTCPTDATSTCQTYYLFRPDGRSIPPRYALKLDSRNGRLESKFTVTDELSPGVWEIPITSERAAETSPYALEVRFDGISSPHWTTARFASDTGKASGKIVLTNQFSRPAIVDLRGSIDGCRKHVTESLTPDKDTATIPITLPAGFASVRVKVRTSDEDFLKFTDCAINIYDDSGKAIAQDGLSEPEAVVSAGNPSPSAAAATCKLEIRAAFTHANAEDSAEFQIDIDCLYAESIPANAKRGDSTATTLYPGIPTTITYEVKNKSPASSAGMKRFGSIKAIEKTSGRPIADVEIREE; from the coding sequence ATGCGACACATCAAGCATCATTCCGCCAAGAGCGGCCGCTCTTCCGGTGCGCGTCCGATGATCAGTCTTTTCGCGGCGGCGTTCTCGCTGGCGCTCTTTGTCGCGACCTACGCGCTCGCGGAGGTTCCGTGGACTCAGCTATCGCTCTCCACGTCCCGCGTGGGTGAGGTTCGCGCAGCCAACCCATCTCTGGATGGACGCGGCATTGTCATTGCTGTTCTGGACACCGGCGTGGACATGGATGTGCCGGGCCTGCAAACCACGACCACTGGGGAGATGAAGGTAGTCGACGTTCAGGACTTTACCACGGAAGGCGACGTCCAAATCGCCCGCGCGATTTGGAATGAGGCGGGAGACCGAATTGTCAGGCACGATTCGGAGGGCAGACCCGAGTTATATACCCCTCCCCTCGGATCGGATCGCCTGGCTGAAAAAAGCATCTGGTTCGGCACGCTCGAAGAGCGAATGTTCCGCAACTCTTCCGTACCTGACATCAACGACAATGGCAAAAAGGATGATGTCTTCGCCATCTGCGTTATCAGCCAGGACGATGGAGTCGATGATGACGCCATCTGTTATGTCGACGCAAACCTCAATCGCGACTTCTCCGACGACAAGCCGCTCAAGAACTACAGGCTCCAGTTCGACCGCTTCACATTTCCTCGCCAGAAGCCTGAGCAGCAGACTGAGCCCATGACGTGCGCAATCAATATCTTCATGAAGAAACGCATTGTCAGCATTCACTTCGACGATGGCGGTCATGGCACGCATGTCGCAGGAATTGCCGCCGGACATCAGATTCAAGGTCAGCCCGACTTTCACGGTGTGGCGCCGGGCGCGAAAGTGATCAGTTTGAAGCTGGGTCACAATAGTCTGGCGGGTGGTGCAACGACGACCGGCGCGAAAAAAGCGGCATTCGAATACGCCGCTAGATTCGCTCGGGAACACAATGTCACCGTCGTTTGCAATCTGAGCTACGGCATCGGGTCTATTCAGGAGGGGCATTCCGACATCGATCAGTTTCTCGATAAGCTCATGCTGCAGAATCCCAACCTGATCGTTTGCACCAGCGCCGGTAACAACGGCCCCGGCCTCTCGTCCATCGGCACACCAGCGGCCGCCACCGCGGCAATCAGCGTCGCCGCGCTGCTGGCAGTTGATACCGCGGCGGACGTTCGCGCGGAACACATAGAAGCGCCGCAGCTGACACAGTTCAGTTCACGCGGCGGCGAGCTCGACAAGCCTGACGTCGCGACGCCGGGGATGATGACATCAACGGTTCCACGATGGAACAAGCGTGGCGATTTCTGGCAAGGTACTAGCATGGCTTCGCCTTACGCCGCGGGCCTCTGTGCGTTGATTGCCCAGCATTTGCGAGACAACGGCATCACACCACGAGCGGACTGGGTAAAGCAGGCGCTGAAGGCGTCTTCCCAGCCGCTGACGGCCTTCACCACGCTCGACTACGGCGCGGGCGTGCCTTCGCTTCCTGTGGCAATCCAGAAAGCCCTCGCGATTGCAAAAGCTCGCGCAACGGACCCGCTGTATGATTTCGAAGTATCCACCGAAAGCCCGATGGCCGCAGGCGGCATTGCGCCGGCCGCATATTGGCGTGGCGGGTACTTTCCCATTGGACGCGACCAGGTTTTCACCATCAAACCAAGGTTCGTGCCCGTCGCGGATGCGACGATGATCACCGCCTTCTCTAAACGATTGACGCTCAAGAGTGACGCGCCGTGGTGCAAGATTGAGCAGGATCAGATTTACTTTCGTGCTGAGCAATCAGCCGAGGTGCGCGTCCGATACGACGAGAACGCACTGACGCAGCCCGGATTGCATGTCGCTACCATCACCGGATTTGACGGTGACTTTCCCTTGTTGCGGCTTGTCAACAGCGTGGTGACGCCCCATCGCGCGACGACCGATGGAAACTACACCATCAAGATTGAGAACCAGTCCGTGAAAGGCTGGGAGGTTCGGAGGCATTTCGTGGAAGTGCCGGTCGGCACCAGCGCCATGCACCTCAAGCTCACCTGCCCCACCGACGCGACGAGCACGTGCCAGACCTATTATCTCTTCCGGCCGGATGGTCGATCGATCCCGCCACGATATGCACTGAAGCTCGATTCGAGAAACGGCAGGCTGGAGTCGAAATTCACCGTCACTGACGAGTTGTCGCCCGGCGTCTGGGAAATTCCGATCACCAGCGAGCGCGCCGCTGAGACGTCTCCTTATGCGTTGGAGGTGCGATTTGACGGAATTTCCTCGCCGCACTGGACGACGGCCCGGTTCGCGTCAGATACAGGCAAGGCATCCGGAAAAATCGTCCTGACGAATCAGTTCAGCCGTCCCGCGATTGTCGATCTGCGAGGTTCGATTGATGGATGCCGCAAGCATGTCACCGAGTCTTTGACCCCCGACAAAGACACGGCGACCATCCCAATCACGTTGCCGGCCGGCTTCGCGTCGGTTCGCGTCAAGGTTCGGACGTCGGATGAGGATTTTCTGAAATTTACGGACTGCGCGATCAATATTTACGACGATTCGGGGAAGGCGATCGCTCAGGATGGCTTGTCGGAGCCGGAAGCCGTTGTGTCGGCCGGCAATCCGAGCCCATCCGCCGCGGCCGCGACGTGCAAGCTGGAAATTCGAGCGGCATTCACCCATGCGAATGCCGAAGACTCGGCGGAATTTCAGATCGACATTGATTGTCTCTATGCAGAATCGATTCCAGCCAACGCCAAGCGAGGGGATTCCACCGCGACAACACTCTACCCGGGAATCCCGACAACCATTACGTATGAAGTCAAGAACAAATCGCCAGCAAGCTCGGCCGGCATGAAGCGATTTGGATCCATCAAGGCAATCGAGAAGACATCGGGGCGACCAATTGCGGACGTCGAGATTCGCGAGGAGTAG
- a CDS encoding PD40 domain-containing protein, protein MRIPQSTQSFLPLAIVALTIPVGCSGPGYRLAAQDTPNETTRSDWPEYESRHLSNVRQLTFSEMGLTKSGEAYFSPDLRMIIFQAFPAGETEYQMFTLRIDADGKPLRESLVRISPPGGACTCGYFRPDGRKLIYGSSYLNPHVSNPNSYHRAGSSYKWDMPGGMDIIEANIDGSDPRQLTSDLGYDAECSFSPDGTQIVFTSDRDGDPDLYIMNADGTNLRQLTNSPGYDGGPFFSPDGKRVIFRADRKQNDHLQLFVINADGTGERQLTHDSDVVNWAPYWLPDGRSIVFTTSVHGHYNYEVYMLDIESGRFNRITYSPGFDGLPVISSDGKWMMWTSQRTADGQSQVFLADFRRPE, encoded by the coding sequence ATGCGCATTCCCCAATCCACGCAAAGTTTTCTGCCCCTTGCAATCGTGGCGTTGACCATCCCCGTCGGCTGCAGCGGGCCGGGATATCGTCTGGCCGCACAAGACACACCCAACGAGACAACTCGATCTGACTGGCCAGAATATGAATCCCGCCATCTTTCGAATGTCAGGCAACTGACATTTTCGGAGATGGGGCTGACCAAATCGGGAGAAGCCTATTTCTCGCCGGACCTGCGGATGATCATTTTTCAGGCGTTTCCTGCCGGTGAAACCGAGTATCAGATGTTCACGCTGCGGATTGATGCCGACGGCAAGCCGCTGCGTGAATCACTTGTTCGGATCAGCCCACCCGGCGGCGCCTGCACCTGCGGATATTTCAGACCCGACGGCCGCAAGCTCATTTATGGATCTTCGTATTTGAATCCCCATGTTTCGAATCCGAACTCCTATCATCGCGCCGGGAGTTCTTACAAGTGGGACATGCCGGGCGGCATGGACATCATCGAGGCGAATATCGATGGTTCCGATCCGCGGCAGCTAACGAGCGACTTGGGTTATGATGCTGAGTGCAGCTTCAGTCCGGACGGCACGCAAATCGTCTTTACCAGCGATCGCGACGGAGACCCGGATCTTTACATCATGAACGCTGACGGGACAAATTTGCGGCAGCTCACGAACTCACCTGGCTACGACGGCGGCCCCTTTTTCTCGCCAGACGGAAAGCGGGTGATCTTTCGAGCCGATCGAAAACAGAATGATCATCTACAACTGTTCGTAATCAATGCCGACGGTACCGGCGAGCGGCAGCTCACCCATGACAGCGACGTGGTGAACTGGGCGCCGTACTGGCTGCCTGACGGCCGTTCCATCGTGTTCACAACGAGCGTTCACGGGCACTACAACTATGAAGTGTACATGCTGGATATCGAGAGCGGTCGATTCAACCGGATTACCTACAGTCCGGGGTTCGACGGCTTGCCCGTTATCAGCTCGGATGGAAAATGGATGATGTGGACCAGTCAACGCACCGCCGACGGGCAAAGTCAGGTCTTTCTGGCTGACTTCAGACGCCCCGAGTAG
- a CDS encoding histidine phosphatase family protein, which produces MKRLILIRAGRTDWVDQERLAGDMDLPINEVGRKEASLAADAIRAMSPRTIYCGTDGPASQTAEQIAASLGLKFKALDSLREMDLGLWEGLTEDQFRERFSRVHKAWHDDPSSVEPPNGESLPLVEARLEQAFFSLLKKRATSPIVIVLGRLAYSAVRCRFHDRLYEQFWEYVDEPVGPCLLDATPQVIRPAHAAS; this is translated from the coding sequence ATGAAGCGACTGATACTCATTCGAGCCGGACGAACCGACTGGGTCGACCAGGAGCGGCTTGCGGGCGATATGGATTTGCCAATCAACGAGGTGGGCCGAAAGGAGGCCTCACTTGCGGCGGACGCCATCCGCGCGATGTCGCCGCGAACAATTTACTGCGGAACGGATGGCCCCGCCTCGCAGACAGCCGAGCAGATTGCCGCGTCGCTGGGCCTGAAATTCAAGGCGCTGGATTCGCTCCGTGAGATGGATCTTGGGCTGTGGGAGGGATTAACGGAGGATCAGTTCCGCGAGCGCTTCTCGCGCGTTCACAAAGCCTGGCACGACGACCCATCAAGCGTCGAGCCACCGAACGGCGAGTCCCTTCCGCTCGTCGAGGCCCGATTGGAGCAGGCATTCTTCTCCCTGCTCAAGAAACGGGCCACATCGCCGATTGTCATCGTACTAGGGCGTCTGGCATATTCCGCAGTACGGTGCCGGTTTCACGATCGTCTCTATGAGCAGTTCTGGGAATATGTGGATGAGCCGGTCGGACCGTGCCTGCTGGATGCGACACCCCAGGTCATCCGACCAGCCCACGCCGCATCTTGA